A single window of Leishmania panamensis strain MHOM/PA/94/PSC-1 chromosome 35 sequence DNA harbors:
- a CDS encoding GTP-binding protein, putative (TriTrypDB/GeneDB-style sysID: LpmP.35.3060): MLWRRGCAHRAKHRFVDRVKVLLCSGAGGDGASIMAHEHGNEFAGPGGGNGGNGGNVMLRCAKQYTDLSHIEDMGSQISAGAGCCGFSREAHGKRGQDLWLPLPLGTQVVDMDTNEVQYDMDEEGMQIVLLEGGQGGKGNAAFANKWHHSPIESTNGLPGNTMLAQIELKTIADCGLVGYPNAGKSSLLSAISASKPTIAPYAFTTLRPYVGVLHDLYGNVCRVADIPGLIEGAYENRGLGHQFLRHVERTKCLALVVDMCDTYAPDTSSSNSYKALQPWDVVELLLQELEYYLPGMSERVIMTFANKMDIEKDSTGSSTQMKLSELKRRVSMPVFPISAALGIHLGSQHEKTGLAPALQFMCGEVFARQLHDREIQQFRFSHERAQLERAFRAKYNGVFLPQVHALDAHGAEVPQDRGAEADNSGLSLVDQQLDFLGNSGLGVEFDAYENSAARGQLHRYRDLTMKGKYWNLTRQDGEVMKGEKWK; the protein is encoded by the coding sequence ATGCTCTGGCGTAGGGGCTGCGCGCACAGGGCAAAGCATCGCTTTGTCGACCGTGTCAAGGTGTTACTCTGCAGTGGGGctggtggcgatggtgcaaGCATCATGGCGCACGAACACGGCAACGAGTTTGCCGGCccaggcggcggcaatgGTGGCAACGGTGGTAATGTGATGCTACGGTGCGCCAAGCAGTACACTGACCTCAGTCACATCGAGGACATGGGTAGCCAGATTTCTGCTGGTgcaggctgctgcggcttctccCGTGAGGCGCACGGCAAACGCGGGCAGGAtctgtggctgccgctgccgctgggaACCCAGGTAGTGGACATGGACACGAACGAGGTGCAGTACGACATGGATGAGGAGGGGATGCAGATTGTGCTGCTGGAAGGCGGCCAGGGTGGCAAAGGCAATGCTGCATTTGCCAACAAATGGCACCACTCTCCCATCGAGTCCACTAATGGGCTGCCAGGCAACACAATGCTCGCCCAGATCGAACTGAAGACTATCGCCGACTGTGGCCTCGTCGGCTACCCCAATGCTGGCAAGTCATCCTTGCTGTCCGCCATAAGTGCCAGCAAGCCTACAATTGCCCCGTACGCTTTCACGACCCTACGCCCGTACGTTGGCGTGCTTCACGACCTCTACGGCAATGTGTGCCGTGTTGCAGACATTCCAGGCCTCATTGAAGGTGCCTACGAAAACCGCGGCCTGGGCCATCAGTTTCTGCGCCACGTGGAGCGGACAAAGTGTCTTGCCTTGGTGGTGGATATGTGTGACACATACGCCCCCGACACGAGCTCGAGCAATTCCTACAAGGCACTGCAGCCGTGGGACGTGGTGGAGCTTCTCCTCCAGGAATTGGAGTACTACCTCCCTGGCATGAGTGAGCGCGTCATCATGACCTTCGCCAACAAAATGGACATCGAAAAGGACAGCACTGGCTCTTCCACGCAGATGAAGCTCTCGGAGCTCAAGCGACGCGTGTCAATGCCGGTGTTCCCCATCTCTGCTGCCCTCGGCATCCACCTCGGGTCACAGCACGAGAAAACCGGACTAGCCCCGGCCTTGCAGTTCATGTGTGGAGAAGTTTTTGCGCGTCAGTTGCACGATCGCGAGATACAACAGTTCCGCTTCTCACATGAACGCGCACAGCTCGAACGAGCCTTCCGCGCCAAGTACAACGGCGTCTTTCTACCCCAGGTACACGCCCTGGATGCACATGGAGCAGAGGTCCCCCAAGACCGAGGTGCCGAGGCCGACAACAGCGGCCTCTCGCTAGTGGACCAGCAACTTGACTTTTTGGGCAACAGCGGTCTTGGTGTGGAGTTTGATGCCTATGAAAACTCTGCGGCGCGGGGCCAGCTGCATCGCTACCGCGATCTCACTATGAAGGGCAAGTACTGGAATCTGACCCGGCAAGATGGCGAGGTgatgaagggagagaagtggaAGTGA
- a CDS encoding ATP-dependent RNA helicase, putative (TriTrypDB/GeneDB-style sysID: LpmP.35.3070) has product MSDRCEDKPAAKRARREVDPAITFPYELDTFQKASIDALEDGDSVLVSAHTSAGKTTVALYAIAKALREKKRVIYTSPIKALSNQKFREFSEKFDSVGLMTGDTTIKADSDCLVMTTEILRSMLYRGTEMLREVGCVVFDEVHYMRDKSRGVVWEETISLLPEGCQYVFLSATIPNAREFADWVESIHPTTKVHVIHTNYRPVPLQHYLYPAGADGIFLIVDEKGKFREDNFGKAMTSMGAEGSANGAGAAVPGNGASSGPRGNKGGGGGHRRGGSSQSMMEIVKLVMDRNMYPVIVFSFAKAECERNALALSRLNFNNTEEDALVMEVFGNAMESLAEEDRKLPAIEHLLPLLKRGVGIHHSGLLPILKEVVEILFQAGLVKVLFSTETFSMGLNMPARTVVFTSVKKFDGEKNRYLTGGEYIQMSGRAGRRGLDRVGVVIAMVDEAVEPDTLKQLTGGGADVLLSSFHLTYNMVLNLLRVEDVDPEFMMKRSFSQFQRLRDKPALEEKCAALRKSIEEIHVANESAFRQYTICEDMISKKKGEVNQILHQPKFLKNWVQAGRFVHIIRASDQLDFGWGICRSFTAKNTNPDFSDASTFSIHVAVICLKADVLNPTALTPCPVSEYTSEKADLYTVTFDFSDVQNLATLKTNLPESPDSERGRAEMVQILSKLQRQFGSNVPVLTAAQMGPEDAQLSKLQKQVSNLQKQLEGNVLTTSPTPELQEEFEQYKRKADLETQLEQVKDELAGMGKAVFSEELKQMMRVLRRLDYIDKDNIILRKARVACEITTTDENEILLTELLFKGVLNSMETEMVVALLSCLVNVHRTPDGFSLPQEFEQPLKDLNEVVTRIATVSAESGLMQENSSVEKVMPSLMEVTYLWAKGAKFVDLVSKTTAYEGEIVRMMRRLEEMLRQLASAARSPAIGSIVLHDKFLKGVQLIKRDIVFASSLYL; this is encoded by the coding sequence ATGTCAGATCGATGCGAAGACAAGCCGGCGGCGAAGCGGGCACGCCGCGAGGTCGACCCCGCCATCACATTCCCCTATGAGCTCGACACCTTTCAAAAGGCAAGTATCGACGCTCTCGAGGACGGTGACAGTGTCCTCGTGTCGGCGCACACATCAGCCGGTAAGACCACGGTGGCACTCTACGCCATCGCCAAGGCgctgcgagagaagaagcgtgTCATCTACACCTCCCCCATCAAGGCCCTTAGTAATCAAAAGTTCCGCGAGTTCTCCGAGAAGTTCGACTCCGTTGGTCTTATGACCGGCGACACCACCATCAAGGCGGACTCGGACTGCCTTGTCATGACGACGGAAATTCTGCGCAGCATGCTGTACCGCGGGACCGAAATGCTGCGCGAAGTGGGCTGCGTCGTCTTCGATGAGGTACACTACATGCGCGACAAGTCTCGCGGCGTGGTGTGGGAGGAAACGATCAGCTTACTGCCTGAGGGATGCCAGtacgtcttcctctctgccaCCATCCCAAACGCGCGCGAGTTTGCGGACTGGGTGGAGAGCATTCACCCAACCACGAAGGTGCACGTCATTCACACGAACTACCGACCAGTGCCACTGCAGCATTACTTATACCCGGCCGGGGCCGACGGCATCTTCCTCATCGTGGATGAAAAGGGCAAATTCCGCGAGGACAACTTCGGCAAGGCAATGACATCGATGGGGGCGGAGGGCAGTGCAAACGGTGCGGGGGCAGCAGTTCCAGGCAACGGCGCCTCTAGCGGCCCGCGCGGGAacaagggcggcggcggtggccaccgccgcggcggctctTCTCAGTCCATGATGGAGATTGTGAAGCTTGTGATGGACCGCAACATGTACCCAGTGAttgtcttctccttcgccaagGCGGAGTGCGAGCGCAACGCCCTCGCGCTTTCGCGGCTGAACTTCAATAATACCGAAGAGGATGCACTTGTGATGGAAGTATTTGGCAATGCTATGGAGTCGCTTGCGGAGGAGGACCGGAAGCTTCCTGCCATTGAgcaccttctcccgctcctgAAGCGCGGCGTCGGCATCCACCACTCCGGTCTCCTTCCCATTCTGAAGGAGGTTGTTGAGATTCTTTTCCAGGCGGGTCTGGTCAAagttctcttctccaccgaGACCTTCTCGATGGGACTTAACATGCCGGCCCGTACCGTCGTCTTCACCTCTGTCAAGAAGTTTGACGGCGAGAAGAACCGCTACCTCACTGGTGGCGAGTACATTCAGATGTCGGGGCGCGCCGGCCGGCGTGGCCTCGACCGCGTCGGCGTTGTCATTGCCATGGTGGATGAGGCAGTGGAGCCGGAcacgctgaagcagctgaccggcggtggtgccgacgTTCTGCTCAGCAGTTTTCACCTGACCTACAATATGGTGCTGAATCTGCTACGCGTCGAGGACGTCGATCCCGAGTTCATGATGAAGCGCAGCTTCTCGCAGTTCCAGCGTCTGCGTGACAAAccagcgctggaggagaagtgtgctgctctgcgcaaGTCCATCGAGGAAATCCACGTCGCCAACGAGAGCGCTTTTCGGCAGTACACAATTTGCGAGGACATGATCtcgaagaagaagggtgAGGTGAACCAGATTCTGCACCAACCCAAGTTCCTCAAGAACTGGGTGCAGGCGGGGCGCTTTGTGCATATCATCCGCGCCTCCGATCAGCTCGACTTTGGCTGGGGCATCTGCCGCTCGTTTACCGCAAAGAACACCAACCCAGACTTCAGCGAcgccagcaccttctccatCCATGTTGCCGTGATCTGCTTGAAGGCAGATGTGTTGAATCCGACTGCCCTGACGCCGTGCCCAGTCAGCGAGTACACCTCAGAAAAAGCGGACTTGTACACAGTGACGTTTGACTTCTCAGACGTCCAGAACCTTGCGACGCTCAAGACAAACCTTCCCGAAAGCCCAGACTCGGAGCGAGGGCGTGCCGAGATGGTGCAGATCCTGTCGAAACTGCAGCGTCAGTTCGGCAGCAATGTTCCAGTGCTCACTGCTGCGCAGATGGGCCCAGAGGATGCGCAACTGAGTAAGCTGCAGAAACAAGTGTCGAACTTGCAAAAACAGCTCGAGGGTAACGTCCTTACCACCTCCCCTACACCAGAGCTGCAAGAGGAGTTTGAGCAGTacaagagaaaggcagaCCTCGAGACCCAACTGGAGCAGGTGAAGGATGAATTAGCGGGCATGGGCAAGGCTGTCTTCTCCGAAGAGCTGAAGCAGATGATGCgggtgctgcgtcgcctgGACTACATCGACAAGGACAACATCATCCTCCGCAAGGCCCGCGTCGCGTGCGAGATAACGACGACAGACGAAAACGAAATCCTGCTGACGGAGCTGCTCTTTAAGGGTGTGCTGAACTCCATGGAGACGGAGATGGTTGTGGCTCTCTTGTCATGCCTCGTCAACGTGCACCGCACCCCGGACGGCttctcgctgccgcaggagTTCGAGCAGCCGCTGAAGGACCTCAACGAGGTTGTTACTCGCATCGCCACCGTGAGCGCCGAAAGCGGGCTGATGCAGGAGAACAGCTCGGTGGAGAAAGTCATGCCCTCACTCATGGAGGTAACCTACCTCTGGGCAAAGGGGGCGAAGTTCGTCGACCTTGTGAGCAAGACCACCGCGTACGAAGGTGAGATTGTGCGCATGATGCGTCGTTtggaggagatgctgcgccagctggcCTCCGCGGCGCGGTCGCCGGCCATTGGCAGTATTGTGTTGCATGACAAGTTCCTCAAGGGTGTCCAGCTTATTAAGCGTGACATCGTCTTTGCGTCATCGCTGTACCTGTAG
- a CDS encoding glutathione peroxidase, putative (TriTrypDB/GeneDB-style sysID: LpmP.35.3080), giving the protein MASIFTYSAVQGGKTVSLQRYSGYVTLIVNVASRCSFTSTNVEMLNGVQQAYGSRRFTILAFPCAQFANQEPLSNAEIAQWCENIGLLFPVFDRVNVKNPSAHPLFRMLRAQQGAPMWNYTKYLCDRSGVPRRKLEPGCSMDALRQSIESVL; this is encoded by the coding sequence ATGGCATCCATCTTCACCTATAGCGCCGTACAAGGTGGCAAGACTGTTTCGCTTCAAAGATACTCGGGCTATGTGACGCTCATCGTGAACGTGGCGTCGCGGTGTAGCTTCACCTCCACCAACGTCGAGATGCTGAACGGGGTGCAACAAGCGTATGGCTCCCGTAGGTTTACCATTCTCGCGTTCCCGTGCGCACAGTTTGCGAACCAAGAGCCGCTCAGTAATGCCGAGATTGCGCAGTGGTGCGAGAACATTGGGCTGCTCTTTCCGGTCTTTGACCGGGTCAACGTGAAGAATCCCTCAGCCCACCCACTGTTTCGAATGCTTCGGGCACAGCAGGGGGCTCCCATGTGGAACTACACCAAGTACCTTTGCGACCGCAGCGGTGTGCCGCGCCGTAAGCTGGAGCCCGGCTGCTCCATGGACGCGCTACGGCAGTCTATCGAGTCTGTTTTATAG